The following proteins come from a genomic window of Microbacterium sp. JZ31:
- a CDS encoding FtsK/SpoIIIE domain-containing protein, producing the protein MVTPRLTDGEPGPDDPEPPLTPDAPGDPGGEDPAPPESDPEDPPALSAQAVPTAAHAIILGSRDAAAIDLTGFLILDDGDAVFAPHPYKLQSQDLGNRLNGLDLEREIVNAPQTLAFRVVRTGAGEPELESHPYLSNLDLSALPSGPFRAFEAARSALFGSLASDKQRCSVHAIAAGECVDEAVQYVETYQRLIAAIASQPRFRAEFEAVLLTDTVFDSETGTWWIAPTAPLTVSYLLQLAGQARAWSADAAALLDDDLRTCTPRHLLPNFYSEGTWYQTAESPAFLWRRYESASSSDPAESRPRYIAKRIRRFLDVHPAYRDRRQELAIAFVEPGDGHGPLEALRLLMKPLTRPGAGATLPRFIVTIVSSSDRPTALEEVLRGSGSLASEIDRALRDRVKLRRVHSSEDLVDHFQHITFVFQSSLQEEPGAVELDSRATTLFVGGLAPLPGRSAEVDRNETAFHWGTFAGPHSENPLGDIARSGLELVGGMPRAPLAAGRTRMPTARVGLRFLEPLYASSAWVVHLDRLLGLEAFAPDATGSQARYLIDFEERSDPGQPGLDAITATSRINPYRLALRQALNGYGAPEEEALDRILQLFNGVSGRWALDLVGATGHDLQEKVGLAAALEAVRDLDGWLTEEGAAGVIIPLDELIESLPSGARPRDGQRCDDLLYLRLPLNAPADAPQPLYARLLEVKYRKDDDAAAAESARRQLERSYEWLRRVFDTSGPGRAFRARDLAELLRGAVTRARSFGLLQLDAQADVEAALGRIISGAYTFELGYQVGGRRIHGDFVSIESSSTSAVHRQDLPGSGLDLGHVRLGRSVIDSLAKGEAIAKPPSWAVPEFGPAPPPEEPPTTDGGERPPAASPPPGSGGRGHSQVSASMGRPPHSTPAELGLVAHRLDTAFAKYGLAVEPFTPELAQVGPSVIRFRTRTLGRLSITEVERRARDIGREIASPGEVHVADEPGFVTIDVPRAERDALVLADVLPSLDAAPTRPGSLDFVVGVAPSGEARIADLSRLPHLLVAGATGSGKSVFLRGLLTELLRARTPDQLHLLIIDPKRLDFVAFTKAPHLRGATIISDPQHAVETLQATLDAEIDMRQPLLEAAGVSSASEFYEAGGRLEDLPQLVILVDEFADLVLAGPDPRAFLDLIQRYAQLTRAYGIYLVLATQRPSVNVVTGSIKANLAARIAFSLPSVRDSMTVIDQGGAEDLLGDGDLLFYRSGRVERLQAPFTSLQDVRQVLL; encoded by the coding sequence TTGGTCACGCCCCGGCTCACCGACGGCGAGCCGGGACCTGACGACCCCGAACCCCCACTGACTCCAGACGCGCCTGGCGACCCGGGCGGGGAGGATCCCGCTCCTCCGGAGTCTGACCCGGAGGACCCGCCCGCACTCAGCGCTCAAGCGGTACCGACGGCGGCGCATGCGATCATCCTCGGCAGCCGGGATGCCGCGGCCATCGACCTCACCGGCTTCCTCATCCTCGATGACGGTGATGCGGTCTTCGCCCCTCACCCATACAAGCTGCAGTCCCAGGACCTCGGAAACCGCCTAAACGGTCTGGACCTCGAGCGGGAGATCGTCAACGCCCCACAGACACTCGCCTTTCGCGTCGTGCGGACCGGCGCGGGTGAGCCCGAACTTGAATCGCACCCCTACCTAAGCAACCTCGACCTGAGCGCGCTCCCGTCAGGGCCGTTCCGTGCTTTCGAGGCAGCCAGATCGGCGCTGTTTGGCTCACTCGCCTCCGACAAGCAGCGCTGCAGTGTTCACGCCATCGCCGCCGGTGAATGTGTCGACGAGGCAGTGCAGTATGTCGAGACGTACCAGCGGCTCATCGCAGCAATCGCATCTCAGCCGCGGTTCCGGGCGGAGTTTGAAGCAGTTCTTCTCACCGATACCGTCTTTGACTCCGAAACGGGAACGTGGTGGATCGCCCCGACAGCACCGCTAACCGTTTCCTACCTCCTCCAGCTGGCCGGCCAGGCGCGCGCGTGGAGTGCTGATGCCGCGGCCCTGCTCGACGACGACTTGCGGACATGCACCCCCCGGCATCTCTTGCCGAACTTCTACTCCGAAGGAACGTGGTACCAGACGGCGGAGTCCCCGGCATTTCTGTGGAGACGGTATGAGTCCGCGAGCTCCTCTGATCCTGCTGAAAGCAGGCCTCGCTACATCGCCAAGCGGATCCGCCGCTTCCTAGACGTGCACCCGGCTTATCGGGATCGCCGCCAAGAATTGGCGATCGCCTTCGTTGAGCCTGGAGACGGCCACGGTCCGCTCGAGGCACTGCGTCTCTTGATGAAGCCGCTCACTAGGCCTGGGGCTGGGGCGACGCTGCCTCGCTTCATAGTCACCATCGTCAGCTCGAGCGACCGACCTACCGCGCTCGAGGAGGTATTGCGGGGCAGTGGCAGCCTCGCGTCCGAGATCGATCGCGCCCTGCGCGACCGCGTCAAGCTGAGGAGGGTGCACTCATCCGAGGATTTGGTTGATCACTTTCAGCACATCACGTTTGTGTTCCAAAGCTCCCTGCAGGAGGAACCGGGGGCGGTCGAACTCGATAGCAGGGCGACCACTCTCTTCGTCGGCGGCCTTGCCCCGCTCCCCGGCCGATCCGCGGAAGTTGACCGGAATGAGACAGCATTCCACTGGGGCACTTTCGCCGGCCCACATTCCGAAAACCCCCTCGGAGACATCGCGCGAAGCGGTCTGGAACTCGTCGGCGGGATGCCGCGCGCCCCTCTCGCCGCTGGTCGCACCAGGATGCCTACCGCGCGCGTGGGCCTCCGATTCCTCGAGCCCCTCTACGCCTCGAGCGCCTGGGTCGTCCACCTTGACCGTCTGCTTGGCCTCGAGGCGTTCGCACCTGACGCGACCGGCTCGCAGGCCCGGTATCTAATTGACTTCGAGGAACGGTCGGATCCTGGTCAGCCTGGCCTGGATGCAATCACAGCAACCTCGCGCATCAACCCTTACCGACTTGCGCTGCGACAGGCTCTCAACGGTTATGGCGCGCCCGAGGAAGAAGCGCTTGACCGCATCCTCCAACTGTTCAACGGAGTCAGCGGAAGATGGGCGCTTGATCTCGTTGGCGCGACAGGGCACGACTTGCAAGAGAAGGTGGGTCTCGCCGCTGCCCTCGAAGCAGTCAGAGACCTCGACGGCTGGCTGACCGAGGAAGGCGCCGCAGGCGTCATCATCCCACTAGACGAGCTAATCGAGAGCCTCCCCTCCGGCGCGCGCCCGCGCGATGGACAACGGTGCGACGATCTGCTTTACCTCCGCCTCCCACTTAACGCCCCCGCCGACGCTCCCCAGCCTCTGTACGCGCGCCTCCTGGAGGTGAAGTATCGGAAGGACGATGACGCGGCTGCCGCCGAGTCAGCTCGCCGACAGCTCGAGCGTAGCTACGAGTGGCTTCGACGTGTCTTCGACACCAGCGGGCCGGGACGCGCGTTCAGAGCCCGCGACCTTGCCGAGCTCCTGCGGGGCGCCGTCACACGAGCTAGATCCTTCGGCTTGCTGCAGCTGGACGCACAAGCAGACGTGGAAGCCGCTTTGGGCAGGATAATCAGTGGAGCCTACACTTTTGAGCTGGGCTACCAGGTTGGCGGGCGGCGCATCCACGGCGACTTCGTCAGCATCGAGTCATCGTCAACATCGGCTGTGCACCGCCAGGACCTTCCGGGCAGTGGCCTCGATCTGGGGCACGTTCGCCTGGGTCGGTCGGTGATCGACTCTCTTGCCAAGGGCGAAGCAATCGCCAAACCTCCGAGCTGGGCGGTCCCTGAGTTTGGCCCCGCGCCGCCGCCCGAAGAGCCGCCGACCACCGACGGTGGCGAACGCCCTCCCGCCGCTAGCCCTCCACCAGGAAGCGGCGGACGAGGCCACTCTCAAGTCAGTGCGTCAATGGGGCGTCCTCCGCACTCAACGCCAGCCGAGCTAGGCCTTGTCGCGCACCGTCTCGACACCGCCTTCGCGAAGTACGGGCTCGCAGTGGAGCCATTCACGCCCGAACTTGCCCAGGTCGGCCCCAGTGTCATCCGCTTCCGAACCCGCACGCTTGGGCGCCTGTCCATCACCGAGGTGGAACGTCGGGCTCGGGACATCGGCCGCGAGATTGCCTCGCCTGGAGAGGTCCATGTCGCCGACGAACCTGGGTTTGTCACTATTGACGTGCCACGAGCTGAGCGAGATGCCCTCGTGCTCGCTGATGTGCTTCCAAGCCTGGACGCGGCGCCGACGAGACCCGGATCCCTCGACTTCGTCGTCGGCGTGGCTCCGAGCGGTGAGGCGCGTATCGCAGACTTGAGCCGCCTCCCTCACCTCCTTGTCGCGGGCGCGACTGGATCGGGTAAGAGCGTCTTCCTGAGGGGACTCCTGACAGAGCTTCTCCGCGCGCGCACCCCCGATCAGCTGCATCTGCTGATCATCGATCCCAAGCGACTTGACTTCGTGGCGTTTACAAAGGCGCCGCACCTTCGCGGTGCGACGATCATCAGCGATCCTCAACACGCGGTCGAGACTCTGCAGGCGACGCTTGACGCGGAGATCGACATGCGTCAGCCTCTGCTCGAAGCCGCAGGTGTTAGCTCCGCCTCCGAGTTCTATGAAGCTGGAGGGAGACTGGAGGACCTACCTCAGCTGGTGATCCTCGTGGATGAGTTTGCCGACCTTGTGCTCGCGGGCCCAGACCCCCGGGCATTCCTAGACCTTATCCAGCGATACGCGCAGCTTACGAGGGCTTATGGAATCTACCTGGTTCTAGCCACGCAGCGACCGAGCGTCAACGTAGTCACAGGGAGCATCAAAGCAAACCTCGCGGCCCGCATCGCATTCTCGCTGCCGAGCGTCCGCGACTCGATGACTGTCATAGACCAGGGCGGCGCGGAAGATCTGCTCGGCGATGGTGACTTGCTTTTCTACCGGAGCGGCCGCGTCGAGCGCCTACAGGCCCCGTTCACATCGCTGCAGGACGTTCGGCAGGTGCTCCTTTGA
- a CDS encoding helix-turn-helix domain-containing protein — protein sequence MMEPTPLGSALRTLRKSRKLTLAELAARAGTGESHLSRVETGKRADISRDLIARLEHVLDAPGELARAARRLPAERESSLSAHAGALGAQYERLTEPALRRLDAVPVGEALFARTPNSQRGSQVDTRVLCRFYGCDPRPARARPQSPEPVLFSAPHPMTHVPTRVDINPGSGVEAGIRLRFLEAHAAVHLDARVYECTLPRMGMAEEMRFIDITCAVLAPRTLLDRAMRIAASSVGDESDTPDVWGISGVSLVEDVATSLGISAWVAVRRLAEEGLLEDQALYESMPGSVA from the coding sequence ATGATGGAACCGACTCCGCTGGGGTCCGCCTTGCGCACCCTGCGCAAGTCGCGCAAGCTGACACTTGCCGAGCTCGCGGCCCGCGCCGGAACGGGCGAGAGTCATCTCTCACGCGTTGAGACCGGCAAGCGTGCAGATATCAGTCGCGACCTCATCGCTCGGCTGGAACACGTGCTTGATGCGCCTGGGGAGCTTGCGCGCGCAGCCCGAAGGTTGCCGGCGGAGCGCGAGTCAAGTCTCTCGGCACATGCAGGCGCCCTCGGTGCCCAGTACGAACGGCTCACCGAGCCCGCCTTGCGGCGGCTCGATGCTGTGCCTGTGGGCGAGGCGCTGTTCGCCAGAACACCGAATTCTCAACGTGGGAGCCAGGTGGATACGCGCGTGCTCTGCCGTTTCTACGGGTGCGACCCGCGTCCGGCGCGTGCGCGGCCACAGTCGCCTGAACCCGTCCTATTCTCCGCTCCACACCCGATGACGCATGTACCGACTAGGGTGGACATCAACCCCGGATCGGGAGTCGAGGCCGGTATCCGGCTCCGCTTCCTCGAAGCGCACGCTGCGGTGCACCTCGACGCTCGAGTGTACGAGTGCACCCTGCCGCGAATGGGCATGGCCGAAGAGATGCGCTTTATCGATATCACCTGCGCCGTGCTCGCGCCGAGGACACTGCTCGACCGGGCGATGCGCATCGCCGCCAGCAGCGTCGGTGACGAGAGCGACACCCCCGACGTCTGGGGTATATCAGGGGTTAGTCTCGTGGAAGATGTGGCCACGAGCCTGGGCATTTCCGCCTGGGTAGCCGTTCGACGTCTCGCTGAAGAGGGGCTCCTGGAGGACCAGGCGCTCTACGAGTCAATGCCAGGGAGTGTAGCGTGA
- a CDS encoding MrcB family domain-containing protein, which yields MGLKAQVPWVRLFDPLLSPKPTEGWYLSYLFAANGSRCYLTLSHGAMVRRDGRFYPREAAETAGLLRWARQQLGATDEPQIDLAATPGSAGSNYARTVAVAIEYPRDSVPSAEVLRADVLSMLDRLDLVYAAEATDPAVPGNPPADVVLAVEELEAAANPRHPKKSGQGFRVSKAEQKAIEQRAVDVATAHFEGAGWAVEDVGLTESYDLDCRRGEERLFVEVKGTTSPGASVILTRNEVALHREMHPSNALAVVSRIVLDKTAIPPSASGGLLRVVSPWSIADEDLTALAFTYSGAALIDSD from the coding sequence ATGGGTTTGAAGGCTCAGGTGCCGTGGGTGCGGCTATTCGACCCGCTGCTCAGCCCGAAGCCGACGGAGGGGTGGTATCTCTCCTACCTGTTCGCTGCCAACGGCTCGCGCTGCTACCTCACGTTGTCGCACGGGGCTATGGTGCGGCGCGACGGCCGGTTCTACCCCCGCGAGGCGGCCGAGACGGCCGGGCTGCTGCGGTGGGCGAGGCAACAACTCGGCGCGACAGATGAGCCGCAGATCGACCTCGCGGCGACACCGGGCTCGGCGGGCAGCAACTACGCCCGCACCGTTGCGGTGGCGATCGAGTATCCGCGAGATTCGGTGCCGTCCGCTGAGGTGCTCCGGGCCGACGTGCTTAGCATGCTCGACCGGCTCGACCTTGTGTATGCGGCAGAGGCGACCGATCCGGCGGTGCCCGGTAACCCGCCTGCTGACGTCGTGCTCGCAGTCGAGGAGTTGGAGGCGGCGGCGAACCCGCGGCATCCAAAGAAGTCTGGGCAGGGCTTTCGCGTATCGAAGGCCGAGCAGAAGGCGATCGAGCAGCGGGCCGTGGACGTCGCGACCGCCCACTTCGAAGGAGCGGGGTGGGCCGTTGAAGACGTGGGGTTGACGGAGTCCTACGATCTGGATTGTCGGCGCGGCGAGGAGCGGCTTTTCGTCGAAGTGAAAGGCACGACGTCACCCGGCGCGAGCGTGATCCTGACCCGTAACGAGGTCGCGCTGCACCGGGAAATGCACCCGAGCAACGCGCTCGCGGTGGTGTCGCGGATCGTGCTCGACAAGACCGCGATACCGCCAAGCGCGTCGGGCGGTCTGCTGCGGGTAGTGTCGCCCTGGTCGATCGCGGACGAGGACTTGACAGCGCTCGCTTTCACCTACTCGGGTGCGGCGCTAATCGACTCGGATTAG
- a CDS encoding PIN domain-containing protein produces the protein MKKSSASAKAAGAALVAVYEEEAASYAARLSARLQTIGALVVSPPAVDHVVMVRRALDRVPPFDQNGGGYRDSLLWLAAMEQIDDPPFDSIVLVSDDGIFTSQLHSLRQELSAATGAHLEVVRKIEDVDFPDEYDVGSFDLNDALLEPEQITDAMRDLLPDKDVSRFLHDFADGARIYAIASVDLDENSVEVRRRYATGTFEISAEAEVVAEIRVFAAWDDDEVEEYAERMERWQLRVSWRGESSDGSAELDGDYFIEVTAREALEEESCA, from the coding sequence TTGAAGAAGTCCAGCGCCAGCGCTAAGGCGGCCGGGGCCGCCTTAGTAGCGGTTTACGAGGAGGAGGCTGCAAGTTACGCCGCTCGGCTCTCGGCAAGACTCCAAACGATCGGCGCATTAGTCGTCTCTCCGCCAGCCGTTGACCACGTCGTCATGGTGAGGCGAGCCCTCGATCGGGTTCCTCCTTTTGATCAAAACGGAGGCGGTTACCGCGACAGCCTGCTCTGGTTGGCCGCGATGGAACAGATTGACGATCCTCCGTTCGACTCCATCGTTCTGGTTTCAGACGATGGGATCTTTACATCGCAACTCCACTCGCTAAGACAAGAGTTGTCCGCGGCAACCGGCGCGCACCTCGAAGTTGTCCGGAAGATCGAGGACGTCGACTTCCCCGACGAGTACGACGTTGGATCGTTCGATCTGAACGATGCCCTCCTCGAGCCGGAGCAGATCACGGATGCGATGCGCGACCTGTTGCCGGATAAGGACGTATCGAGGTTTCTCCACGACTTTGCTGACGGCGCGCGGATCTACGCCATCGCGAGCGTGGATCTTGATGAGAACTCGGTCGAGGTACGGCGTAGATATGCGACCGGCACGTTCGAGATCAGTGCCGAGGCTGAGGTCGTTGCGGAAATCCGCGTCTTTGCGGCGTGGGACGACGATGAGGTTGAGGAGTACGCCGAACGGATGGAGAGATGGCAGCTGCGCGTGAGTTGGCGTGGCGAGAGCTCCGACGGGAGTGCCGAACTTGATGGCGACTACTTCATCGAGGTAACCGCGCGAGAGGCGCTTGAGGAGGAATCGTGTGCCTAG
- a CDS encoding glycoside hydrolase family 65 protein, which yields MTPDSIEPAAPGTDASDVSPWSIRAEGFDESRLGRRESVFNLSNGHVGWRGNLDEGDPSAEPGSFLNGVHELHPMPYAEPGYGYPARGQAVVNVTDGKIIRLFVDDDPFDVRRGRLHFHEQQLDLRDGVLRRRTRWTSPSGSTVTVESERLVSLTHRSVAAIRYTVTAHDHPVAIAVQSELVANEPLPSVHPDPRVQDALDPAFAAVGHHTQGDSATLVHRTRESGIHVAVCMDHETSGDAGHVELRTEVSDDLARTTIRAELAPGAGLTLIKYVGHEDASRVSVPALRDRAEEAVADARRVGWDGLAAEQRATLDRFWHRADVVVDGDDRLQQAIRFALFQVFQSSARLEGRSVPGKGLTGTGYAGHTFWDSEGFVLPALTYLHPGAVRTALQWRHDILPDARARALELHLEGAAFPWRTIDGRESSGYWPAGTAAFHNNAAIAAAVCRYVRATGDVEFERDAGAEILIETSRLWASLGRWDADGGFHIDGVTGPDEYSALADDNVYTNLSARENLFAGVAVARRHPDVARRLEVTEADLETWTRAAEAMTIAYDAELGVHPQSAGFTRHARWDFEATRPDQYPLQEHFPYVDLYRKQVVKQADLVLALYTSCDAFTLEEKARNFAYYEALTVRDSSLSACVQSIIAAEVGHLDLALDYLDEASGIDLADTQGDTADGLHIASLAGTWSAIVAGLGGMRETDRGLRFAPRLPAALQRVCFRLTFRGALLEVDVAADGARYTLLEGESCTFRHFDEEIVLAAGESVTRTSPAPPVLGPVPRQPPSREPKPR from the coding sequence GTGACGCCTGACTCGATCGAGCCCGCGGCCCCCGGAACCGACGCGAGCGATGTCTCGCCCTGGTCGATTCGCGCGGAAGGCTTTGACGAGTCGCGCCTGGGGCGACGGGAATCCGTCTTCAACCTGTCGAACGGGCACGTCGGCTGGCGGGGCAACCTCGACGAGGGCGACCCGTCGGCGGAGCCGGGGAGCTTCCTCAACGGCGTGCACGAGCTGCACCCGATGCCCTACGCCGAGCCGGGGTACGGCTACCCCGCTCGCGGACAGGCCGTCGTCAACGTGACCGACGGCAAGATCATCCGCCTCTTCGTCGACGACGACCCCTTCGACGTGCGGCGCGGGCGCCTGCACTTCCACGAGCAGCAGCTCGACCTGCGCGACGGCGTGCTCCGACGGCGCACGCGATGGACGTCCCCGTCGGGATCGACCGTGACCGTCGAGTCCGAGCGCCTGGTCTCGCTCACGCATCGTTCGGTGGCGGCGATCCGCTACACCGTGACCGCGCATGACCATCCGGTCGCGATCGCCGTACAGTCCGAGCTCGTGGCGAACGAGCCGCTGCCGTCCGTGCATCCAGACCCGCGCGTGCAGGATGCCCTCGATCCGGCGTTCGCGGCTGTCGGACACCACACGCAGGGCGACTCGGCCACGCTCGTGCACCGCACGCGGGAGAGCGGGATCCACGTCGCCGTCTGCATGGATCACGAGACGTCCGGCGACGCCGGGCACGTGGAGCTGCGCACCGAGGTCTCGGACGATCTCGCCCGCACCACCATCCGGGCCGAGCTGGCACCGGGCGCCGGGCTCACGCTGATCAAGTACGTCGGGCACGAGGACGCGAGCCGCGTGTCGGTCCCGGCCCTGCGCGACCGCGCGGAGGAGGCCGTCGCCGACGCGCGCCGCGTCGGCTGGGACGGGCTCGCGGCCGAGCAGCGCGCGACGCTGGATCGCTTCTGGCATCGCGCGGATGTCGTCGTGGACGGGGACGACCGGCTGCAGCAGGCCATCCGCTTCGCACTGTTCCAGGTGTTCCAGTCCTCCGCGCGGCTCGAGGGCCGATCGGTGCCGGGCAAGGGCCTGACCGGCACCGGGTACGCGGGACACACGTTCTGGGACTCGGAGGGCTTCGTCCTGCCGGCGCTGACGTACCTGCATCCGGGTGCGGTGCGCACGGCGCTGCAGTGGCGGCACGACATCCTGCCGGACGCGCGCGCTCGGGCTCTGGAGCTGCACCTGGAGGGCGCCGCGTTCCCATGGCGCACGATCGACGGACGCGAGAGCTCGGGGTACTGGCCCGCCGGCACCGCGGCCTTCCACAACAACGCGGCCATCGCTGCGGCCGTCTGCCGCTACGTCCGCGCGACCGGGGATGTCGAGTTCGAGCGAGACGCGGGTGCCGAGATCCTGATCGAGACGTCCCGCCTGTGGGCCTCCCTGGGACGCTGGGACGCGGACGGCGGCTTCCACATCGACGGCGTGACCGGGCCCGACGAGTACTCGGCCCTCGCCGACGACAACGTCTACACGAACCTCTCGGCGCGGGAGAACCTTTTCGCGGGCGTCGCGGTGGCGCGCCGCCACCCGGATGTCGCCCGTCGCCTCGAGGTGACGGAGGCCGACCTCGAGACGTGGACGCGCGCGGCGGAGGCGATGACCATCGCGTACGACGCGGAGCTGGGGGTGCACCCGCAGTCCGCGGGCTTCACCCGGCACGCGCGCTGGGACTTCGAGGCGACGCGGCCCGATCAGTACCCGCTGCAGGAGCACTTCCCGTACGTCGACCTGTACCGCAAGCAGGTCGTGAAGCAGGCCGACCTCGTGCTCGCGCTCTACACGTCGTGCGACGCGTTCACGCTGGAGGAGAAGGCCCGCAACTTCGCGTACTACGAGGCGCTTACGGTGCGGGATTCCTCGCTGTCGGCGTGCGTGCAGTCGATCATCGCGGCGGAGGTGGGGCACCTCGATCTCGCCCTCGACTACCTCGACGAGGCATCGGGCATCGACCTCGCCGACACGCAGGGCGACACGGCCGACGGCCTGCACATCGCCTCGCTGGCGGGCACCTGGAGCGCCATCGTCGCCGGCCTCGGCGGCATGCGAGAGACCGACCGCGGCCTGCGGTTCGCGCCGCGCCTACCCGCGGCGCTGCAGCGCGTGTGCTTCCGGCTGACGTTCCGGGGCGCGCTGCTCGAAGTCGACGTCGCCGCGGACGGGGCGCGCTACACGCTCCTCGAGGGCGAGAGCTGCACCTTCCGCCACTTCGACGAGGAGATCGTCCTCGCCGCCGGGGAGTCGGTCACGCGGACGTCGCCCGCGCCGCCCGTTCTCGGGCCCGTGCCGCGACAGCCGCCCAGCCGGGAGCCGAAGCCGCGCTGA
- a CDS encoding CinA family protein: MKSPIERLSEAARAHGLTVAVAESLTSGLLASEVGKGESSSEWFSGGVVAYQMPVKTHLLGVPEGTDPCSPECATTLASGVRALLETDIAVATTGVGGPDPEDGHEAGTVYLGWATADGSGADHLQLDGGPEEVLAATVDHALQLLVRLAEGAGARG, translated from the coding sequence GTGAAGAGTCCTATCGAGCGTCTCAGCGAGGCCGCCCGCGCACACGGCCTGACCGTCGCGGTGGCCGAGTCCCTCACGTCCGGTCTGCTCGCGAGCGAGGTGGGCAAGGGCGAGTCGTCGAGCGAGTGGTTCTCGGGCGGCGTGGTGGCGTACCAGATGCCGGTGAAGACCCACCTGCTGGGCGTGCCCGAGGGCACGGACCCGTGCTCGCCCGAGTGCGCGACCACCCTGGCATCGGGAGTCCGCGCGCTGCTGGAGACGGACATCGCCGTCGCGACGACCGGCGTGGGCGGTCCCGATCCGGAGGACGGTCACGAGGCCGGCACCGTGTACCTCGGATGGGCGACCGCCGACGGATCCGGAGCCGATCACCTGCAGCTGGACGGCGGGCCCGAGGAGGTGCTCGCCGCCACCGTGGATCACGCCCTGCAGCTGCTCGTGCGCCTGGCGGAGGGCGCCGGCGCCCGAGGCTGA
- a CDS encoding aldo/keto reductase, with amino-acid sequence MKTFTLPGTDLEVPNVVLGLMRIQDKSDDEVRTLVSTARDAGITFLDHADIYGSEVHGCERRFAEALKLSSSEREQFVIQSKAGIVKDGPYFDFSYEHIVESVNGSLEALGTDYLDILLLHRPDALVEPEEVARAFDELAAAGKVRAFGVSNHTPRQVDLLRKHVSQPIVANQLQLSITHAPIIAQGVAANMQGLDQSVVRDDGIVDYCRLNDITIQAWSPFQAGFFDGPFLGSDRYPELNAVIDRLAATYDVPAEAIAVAWITRHPARMQVVLGTTTPERVAAAAQGSDVPLTRPEWYELFRAAGYVVP; translated from the coding sequence ATGAAGACCTTCACGCTGCCCGGGACCGACCTCGAAGTGCCGAACGTCGTTCTGGGGCTGATGCGCATCCAGGACAAGTCGGACGACGAGGTCCGCACCCTCGTGAGCACCGCTCGCGATGCGGGAATCACGTTCCTCGACCACGCCGACATCTACGGGTCGGAGGTGCACGGCTGCGAGCGGCGGTTCGCCGAGGCGCTCAAGCTGAGCTCCTCGGAGCGCGAGCAGTTCGTCATCCAGTCGAAGGCGGGCATCGTCAAGGACGGGCCGTACTTCGACTTCTCGTACGAGCACATCGTCGAGTCGGTGAACGGATCGCTCGAGGCGCTCGGCACCGACTACCTCGACATCCTGCTGCTGCACCGTCCCGACGCGCTCGTCGAGCCGGAGGAGGTCGCCCGCGCGTTCGATGAGCTGGCGGCGGCCGGCAAGGTGCGCGCGTTCGGCGTCTCGAACCACACGCCGCGCCAGGTCGACCTGCTGCGCAAGCACGTGTCGCAGCCGATCGTCGCCAACCAGCTGCAGCTGTCGATCACGCACGCGCCGATCATCGCCCAGGGCGTCGCCGCCAACATGCAGGGTCTCGACCAGTCGGTCGTGCGCGACGACGGCATCGTCGACTACTGCCGCCTGAACGACATCACGATCCAGGCGTGGTCGCCGTTCCAGGCGGGGTTCTTCGATGGGCCGTTCCTCGGCTCCGACCGCTATCCGGAGCTGAACGCCGTGATCGACCGTCTCGCTGCGACCTATGATGTGCCGGCCGAGGCGATCGCGGTGGCGTGGATCACGCGCCACCCCGCGCGCATGCAGGTCGTGCTTGGCACGACGACGCCCGAGCGGGTCGCCGCCGCCGCGCAGGGCTCGGACGTGCCGCTCACGCGCCCGGAGTGGTACGAGCTCTTCCGCGCCGCGGGCTACGTCGTGCCGTGA